The Eubacteriaceae bacterium Marseille-Q4139 genome has a window encoding:
- a CDS encoding helix-turn-helix transcriptional regulator, whose protein sequence is MDIQIDYGAIGKRIRSARMKMSMTQETLSNLIDVSPTYISTIENGHTKLSLPTLISIATALETTVDHLLYDNIPVLVSQYDADMKEIMDGCSPEEKEFLMRLMKSAREALRDCKPLY, encoded by the coding sequence GTGGATATACAGATCGACTATGGCGCGATTGGGAAACGGATTCGTTCGGCACGCATGAAAATGAGTATGACCCAGGAGACCTTGTCAAACCTGATTGATGTGTCGCCAACGTATATCAGCACAATTGAAAACGGCCACACCAAACTCAGCCTTCCAACGCTTATCAGCATTGCCACTGCTCTTGAAACAACGGTTGACCATCTTCTCTATGACAACATCCCCGTCCTTGTTTCCCAGTATGATGCCGATATGAAGGAAATTATGGATGGGTGTTCTCCCGAAGAAAAAGAATTTTTGATGCGATTAATGAAATCCGCCAGAGAAGCTCTGCGTGACTGCAAGCCGCTTTACTGA
- a CDS encoding recombinase family protein, translating to MRNKEGIALYLRLSMADGDLGKDNKDESNSIENQRLLLKSYVADHPELSGELREYMDDGYTGTNFERPGFKQMIEDARHGNIQVILVKDLSRLGRDYIGVGDYIEQIFPVLGVRFIAVNNNFDSNAYGDGAMGLDMAITNLINSLYSRDVSKKIRSAFEVRWRQGYATATRVPFGYQWNTKKKGEWVIDPVASKYVRRIFDLALEGMNTAQISLRLNEEKIPTAGVYESHQTEDCSWSPKFIAPDSEQLWTAAKVWRILRSYEYTGALVMGKKKVLALGSKTYRSVPKSEQVIVENAHEAIVTHEEFEQAQMAIRKMGEQGYIVPKEYPLKEKVVCGNCKRRLEYAERVGGAVLFCTHKRQAGKYSKCCGDNYSEAMINARVGYAIRQMLKMVDFLKGQVVHTMTVEMPDVDKATREMEQVKAEQVRQYEAYADGVISREVYMKKKQELSRKAAELQENLDLADGLQEEEESNSAGLQELADQGKALWSGGRLTREMVDAFVEKVYVYDRNKIEVVFQCEDVILAALDQYEEERRKAAL from the coding sequence ATGAGAAATAAGGAAGGGATAGCCCTTTATCTGCGTTTATCTATGGCCGACGGTGATTTGGGAAAGGACAATAAGGACGAGAGCAATAGTATCGAAAACCAACGTCTGTTACTCAAAAGCTATGTCGCAGATCACCCGGAACTTTCCGGCGAACTGCGGGAGTACATGGATGATGGTTATACGGGGACAAATTTTGAGCGGCCCGGATTCAAGCAGATGATCGAGGATGCCAGACACGGCAATATTCAAGTGATTCTGGTGAAAGATTTATCCAGACTTGGGCGGGATTATATCGGTGTAGGCGATTATATCGAACAGATCTTCCCTGTACTGGGCGTCCGGTTTATTGCGGTCAATAACAATTTTGACAGCAATGCTTACGGCGATGGTGCAATGGGGCTGGATATGGCAATCACTAACTTGATTAACAGCCTTTACAGCCGGGATGTTTCCAAGAAAATCCGCTCGGCGTTTGAGGTGAGATGGAGACAGGGCTATGCAACTGCCACCAGGGTACCCTTTGGCTATCAGTGGAATACGAAGAAAAAGGGAGAATGGGTAATCGATCCTGTGGCTTCCAAGTATGTCCGCCGAATTTTTGACCTTGCATTGGAGGGCATGAATACAGCACAGATCAGTCTGCGGCTGAATGAAGAAAAAATCCCAACAGCTGGCGTCTATGAGAGCCACCAAACAGAGGATTGCTCATGGAGCCCTAAATTTATTGCGCCGGATTCCGAACAGTTATGGACAGCAGCCAAGGTTTGGCGTATTCTCAGAAGCTATGAGTATACAGGTGCTTTGGTAATGGGAAAAAAGAAAGTGCTTGCGCTTGGCAGCAAGACATACAGGAGTGTACCCAAATCGGAACAAGTGATTGTGGAAAATGCGCACGAAGCGATTGTAACCCATGAGGAATTTGAGCAGGCACAGATGGCAATTCGTAAAATGGGAGAACAAGGCTACATTGTTCCAAAAGAATATCCATTGAAGGAAAAAGTGGTGTGCGGAAACTGCAAAAGACGTCTGGAATATGCAGAAAGAGTTGGCGGTGCGGTTTTATTTTGCACTCATAAGCGCCAGGCAGGCAAATATTCCAAGTGCTGTGGGGATAATTATTCTGAAGCCATGATAAACGCACGGGTCGGATATGCCATCCGGCAGATGCTCAAGATGGTTGACTTCCTCAAGGGTCAAGTTGTCCACACTATGACGGTTGAAATGCCTGATGTAGATAAAGCAACCCGTGAGATGGAACAGGTAAAAGCGGAACAGGTGCGCCAATATGAAGCGTATGCGGATGGCGTGATCAGCAGGGAAGTGTATATGAAAAAGAAGCAGGAGTTATCCAGAAAAGCTGCCGAACTGCAAGAAAACCTGGATTTGGCAGATGGCTTGCAAGAGGAAGAAGAGAGTAATTCGGCTGGCTTACAGGAATTGGCTGATCAGGGGAAAGCACTATGGAGTGGCGGCAGGCTAACCAGGGAAATGGTGGACGCCTTTGTCGAAAAGGTTTATGTCTATGACCGCAATAAGATAGAAGTTGTGTTCCAGTGTGAGGATGTAATCCTGGCTGCATTGGATCAATATGAGGAAGAAAGAAGGAAGGCGGCCTTATGA
- a CDS encoding recombinase family protein: MARKSRKNQVLPESVQVQATEKTARQLLATAAYVRLSVENSGNSTDDTLQTQIKLVHNFIANHPDLKLADTYIDNGFTGTNFDRPEFERLMQDVKLGKIQCVVVKDLSRFGRDYLETGHYLETIFPRLNVRFIAVTDDFDSFRPGDVESLATPIKNLVNSLYAKDISNKLRAVNANKRKRGERCGSFPPYGLKLTEDRKNYLPDQETVPYVRAIYVWKLLDVNKHEIVRRLELLQAPSPRQLQRMHSDNTAHLQDNTTWLPGAVARILENPVYVGDTVTGKTKPLASSYKRVRTRREDWTVTTNTHEAVILRSDYDAVQEIADAAKQKWRAAIAENAEERAKLPDLFHGQVHCAGCGAPMILLRRGSAAKPLFNVYTCKSDRHKYACYGTKIQERLLQALVMDQISVLIKAMCSRKKMLEEMTQNDTSKNVLHSLKRKAAYLSGKIAEAEERKSGLYEDWVMGLFDKTEYQGLKEHYIREIQKLKKQLQETEQMQQTIERRAHQYIELVENLEQHLDNHAFNLDLVRELVERIDVSSNGSIAVRFRCNDVYEELFRMMEDVQNEK, encoded by the coding sequence ATGGCCAGAAAAAGCAGGAAAAATCAAGTATTACCAGAGAGCGTGCAAGTACAGGCGACAGAAAAGACGGCAAGACAACTTCTTGCCACAGCGGCCTATGTACGGCTTTCTGTAGAGAACAGCGGCAACAGTACAGATGATACACTTCAAACACAGATCAAACTTGTCCATAATTTTATTGCGAATCACCCGGATTTGAAACTGGCTGACACGTACATAGATAACGGCTTTACCGGCACGAACTTTGACCGGCCGGAATTTGAGCGCCTGATGCAGGATGTAAAGCTGGGCAAAATCCAATGTGTCGTGGTAAAAGACCTCTCCCGTTTTGGACGAGATTATCTGGAGACCGGCCATTATCTGGAGACAATCTTTCCCAGACTAAACGTTCGTTTTATCGCCGTGACAGATGATTTTGACAGCTTCAGGCCGGGGGACGTGGAAAGCCTGGCGACCCCAATAAAGAATCTGGTAAATAGCCTGTATGCCAAGGATATATCCAATAAACTTAGGGCAGTCAACGCAAATAAGCGAAAACGCGGAGAACGCTGCGGCAGCTTTCCCCCTTATGGATTGAAGCTGACAGAAGATAGAAAAAATTATTTGCCGGATCAGGAAACTGTACCTTACGTCCGTGCTATCTATGTATGGAAGCTATTGGACGTAAATAAGCATGAAATTGTACGACGGTTAGAACTGTTGCAGGCACCTTCACCACGTCAACTTCAGCGGATGCATTCAGATAATACGGCTCACCTTCAAGATAATACGACGTGGCTACCGGGTGCAGTAGCCAGGATATTGGAAAATCCAGTTTATGTAGGAGATACAGTGACAGGAAAAACAAAGCCTTTGGCAAGTTCGTATAAACGGGTACGGACCCGCAGGGAGGATTGGACGGTAACTACGAATACGCATGAGGCGGTTATCCTTCGCAGCGATTATGATGCAGTTCAAGAAATAGCAGATGCAGCGAAACAAAAATGGCGGGCCGCCATTGCAGAAAACGCTGAGGAAAGGGCAAAACTGCCAGATTTATTCCACGGGCAGGTTCATTGTGCTGGCTGCGGTGCCCCGATGATATTGCTGAGACGAGGATCGGCCGCCAAACCATTGTTCAATGTCTATACGTGCAAATCGGACAGGCATAAATATGCCTGTTATGGAACAAAGATTCAGGAGCGTCTTCTTCAGGCACTGGTTATGGATCAGATCAGTGTGTTAATCAAAGCAATGTGCAGCCGCAAGAAAATGCTCGAGGAGATGACCCAAAACGATACGAGCAAAAATGTTCTCCATTCTTTGAAAAGGAAAGCTGCCTATTTGTCTGGAAAGATTGCTGAGGCAGAAGAAAGGAAAAGCGGCTTGTATGAAGATTGGGTCATGGGACTTTTTGATAAAACGGAGTATCAGGGACTAAAAGAACATTACATCCGTGAAATTCAAAAACTGAAGAAACAGTTGCAAGAAACTGAACAAATGCAGCAAACCATAGAGAGAAGGGCACATCAGTATATAGAACTGGTAGAAAACCTTGAACAGCATTTAGATAATCACGCGTTCAATCTCGATTTGGTCAGAGAACTGGTGGAGCGCATTGATGTATCGAGCAATGGCTCCATTGCGGTTCGGTTCCGGTGCAATGATGTTTATGAAGAATTGTTTCGGATGATGGAGGATGTCCAAAATGAGAAATAA
- a CDS encoding recombinase family protein — MRVVSYTRAISYRLKDENPSNIIGLQNEHIQQYIKEKGWKLAAKYSDRKFSSEEMTAFNQMLEAGLAREFDCVVMDSIFRFGHNLTDAVSVLRETFYPIGIHFVVVQDDFSSFGKSVSAITDYFKQKRMAILGNASWTRWRALEKEGIMVKSHLSYGYLLSEDRRSMIIDESVAPIIRNIFQWFLSGMNYQTIADRLNAEGVISPQKHMTKVYGREPNFIVDSIWRGSSIHKLLEKPIYMGKAVRKIGGVDTVIEVPPIVSEEEFLKTQELIPKKPARAITWKIAGVNILNKRIYDKKTGKALMCMKSPIDPNDRVYTLKKNIRYLSKEEQKKSIPYGVVMGAVKEALRNEAALVDQIDEILQTEQSQDYLEQQLQDYRKSALKLVEQLNTVYEERMNLHRMYEDGRINAEELEQKEDTCQVKLMRIEQQFALIMAQVEDQKTAFSRINPWLALYRQIEVPDELERSHIMQWVDRVAVVDAQTIEVGLKQQEWKYKLPQEWLTLRRDG; from the coding sequence ATGAGGGTGGTCAGTTATACAAGGGCAATCAGCTATCGCTTAAAGGATGAAAATCCCTCCAATATTATAGGGTTGCAGAATGAACACATCCAACAGTATATAAAAGAAAAAGGCTGGAAGCTGGCAGCAAAATACAGTGACCGGAAATTTTCTTCAGAAGAAATGACCGCATTCAATCAGATGCTTGAAGCCGGTCTTGCCCGGGAGTTTGATTGTGTGGTAATGGATTCAATTTTCCGTTTCGGCCATAACCTGACCGATGCAGTCAGCGTTCTGCGGGAAACATTTTATCCAATCGGAATCCATTTTGTCGTTGTCCAAGATGATTTCTCTAGTTTCGGAAAATCTGTTTCAGCGATAACAGATTATTTTAAGCAGAAGAGGATGGCGATTCTCGGCAATGCGTCATGGACTCGGTGGCGCGCATTGGAAAAAGAGGGCATCATGGTGAAGTCACATTTGAGCTATGGTTACCTTCTTTCAGAGGACCGTCGAAGCATGATTATTGATGAATCGGTAGCGCCTATCATCCGCAACATTTTTCAGTGGTTCCTCTCCGGCATGAATTACCAAACTATTGCGGACCGATTGAATGCGGAAGGCGTTATTTCTCCGCAGAAGCATATGACCAAAGTTTATGGCAGGGAACCCAATTTTATTGTAGACAGTATTTGGCGTGGCTCCAGTATTCACAAACTTCTTGAAAAACCAATCTATATGGGAAAGGCAGTTCGCAAGATTGGCGGCGTGGATACCGTGATTGAAGTGCCGCCGATTGTTTCGGAGGAAGAATTTTTAAAGACACAGGAACTTATCCCTAAAAAACCTGCCAGGGCGATCACATGGAAAATAGCAGGCGTCAACATTTTAAACAAACGCATCTATGATAAGAAAACGGGAAAAGCCCTGATGTGTATGAAATCTCCGATAGATCCAAACGATAGAGTTTACACACTGAAAAAGAACATTCGGTATCTGAGCAAAGAAGAACAGAAAAAGAGCATCCCCTACGGTGTTGTTATGGGTGCAGTCAAAGAGGCCCTGCGAAATGAGGCCGCTTTGGTAGACCAGATTGATGAAATCTTGCAGACAGAGCAGTCGCAGGATTATTTGGAGCAGCAATTACAGGACTATCGAAAATCGGCGCTAAAACTCGTTGAGCAACTGAATACAGTCTATGAAGAACGTATGAACCTTCATCGGATGTATGAAGACGGGCGCATCAATGCGGAGGAATTGGAACAGAAAGAGGATACCTGTCAGGTGAAGCTAATGCGGATTGAGCAGCAATTTGCTTTGATTATGGCTCAGGTAGAAGATCAGAAGACCGCATTCAGCAGGATCAATCCTTGGCTGGCATTGTATCGTCAAATTGAGGTGCCGGACGAACTGGAACGCAGCCATATCATGCAATGGGTTGACCGTGTGGCTGTGGTGGACGCTCAGACGATAGAGGTCGGGCTGAAGCAACAGGAGTGGAAATATAAGCTCCCCCAGGAATGGTTAACTCTCAGAAGGGATGGATAA
- a CDS encoding recombinase family protein, giving the protein MYFKKEKAYLTASYVRLSREDGDKVESDSIHNQRELICDFVKKHDDLKLVEEYIDDGYSGTNFDRPAFMRMIEDAKRKKIDCIIVKDLSRLGRNYIETGKYIEKIFPFMGIRFIAINDHYDSADEESDADHIIIPFKNLINDAYCKDISIKIRSQLDVKRKSGKFIGSFAGYGYLKDPKDKNHLVVDEYAAQIVQMVFRLKLDGVSSQRIAEKLTEMGALPPLEYKRMLGMNFNSGFRSGSNPKWSVVAVNRILRNELYTGNMVQGKRKKISYKVKQSRAVNEADWIRVAGTHEAIIPTEEFDQVQRVMLMDTRTAPDAEKIYLFSGFLRCGDCGQNMVKRCTTKDGKKYHYYHCSTYKSGNGCTAHLISEKHLTDIVLEAIRKQVEVLVRAEAVLGQIQLLPQERFGVKEVKAQIATLSAEVERYQELKTRLYQDMQDGVVDRGEFKAINERFTEKIRSAQQAQNKLEVKLENLLKTETELQPWLEEFKSYRNIQHLERKVLVLLIDHIDVYGKDRIEIHFQFEDEI; this is encoded by the coding sequence ATGTATTTTAAAAAGGAAAAAGCGTATCTCACAGCGTCCTACGTTCGACTGTCCAGAGAAGATGGAGACAAAGTAGAGAGCGACAGCATTCATAATCAGCGGGAACTGATCTGTGACTTCGTAAAAAAGCATGACGATCTGAAACTAGTGGAGGAATACATTGATGATGGGTACAGCGGAACCAATTTTGATCGTCCTGCATTTATGCGGATGATCGAGGATGCGAAACGAAAGAAAATTGACTGCATTATCGTCAAGGACTTGTCCAGACTTGGAAGAAATTACATCGAAACGGGCAAGTACATAGAAAAAATCTTTCCATTTATGGGTATCCGATTCATTGCGATCAACGACCATTATGACAGCGCCGATGAAGAATCTGATGCAGATCACATCATCATCCCCTTCAAGAATCTGATTAACGACGCCTATTGCAAGGACATCTCCATCAAAATACGCAGCCAGTTGGATGTGAAGCGCAAGAGCGGAAAATTTATAGGGAGTTTTGCAGGATACGGGTATTTAAAAGACCCGAAGGATAAAAACCATCTTGTGGTGGATGAGTACGCGGCGCAAATCGTGCAGATGGTCTTTCGTTTAAAACTTGATGGAGTAAGTTCCCAGCGGATTGCAGAGAAGCTTACAGAGATGGGGGCACTGCCTCCCCTGGAATATAAGCGGATGCTGGGGATGAACTTTAATAGCGGATTTCGCTCCGGCTCTAATCCGAAATGGTCGGTGGTTGCGGTTAACCGGATTCTGCGCAACGAACTGTACACGGGGAACATGGTTCAAGGCAAACGGAAAAAGATTAGTTATAAAGTAAAACAGAGCCGGGCGGTGAACGAAGCGGACTGGATTCGCGTGGCAGGCACGCATGAAGCGATTATCCCGACGGAAGAATTTGACCAGGTACAGCGGGTGATGCTAATGGACACACGGACAGCGCCGGATGCCGAAAAAATCTATCTGTTTTCCGGCTTCCTGCGTTGTGGTGACTGCGGCCAGAATATGGTGAAACGGTGTACAACCAAAGACGGAAAGAAGTACCACTATTATCATTGCTCTACTTATAAAAGTGGAAACGGATGTACAGCGCACTTGATCAGTGAGAAACATTTGACGGACATCGTGCTGGAGGCAATCCGTAAACAGGTGGAGGTCTTGGTTCGAGCAGAAGCTGTATTGGGGCAGATTCAATTGCTTCCTCAAGAAAGGTTTGGCGTAAAAGAAGTAAAAGCCCAGATTGCTACGTTATCGGCAGAGGTTGAGCGTTACCAGGAACTGAAAACGCGGCTCTATCAGGATATGCAGGACGGCGTTGTTGACAGGGGCGAATTTAAAGCGATCAACGAACGCTTTACGGAAAAAATCCGGTCTGCACAACAAGCGCAGAACAAGCTGGAAGTAAAGCTTGAGAATCTACTAAAGACAGAAACGGAACTTCAACCGTGGCTTGAGGAATTTAAAAGTTATCGAAACATTCAACATCTGGAGAGAAAGGTTCTCGTTCTATTAATTGACCATATTGATGTATATGGAAAAGACAGAATAGAAATTCACTTCCAATTTGAGGACGAAATTTAG
- the mobC gene encoding plasmid mobilization relaxosome protein MobC, with the protein MARPKKEEELNHQHIITLRLTDIELELVMKKAAAAGLSRSEYIRKSLLGGKIMVTHKVTAEFPELREEMKKISWLLSNLSNNINQIAKHFNTGGLRSQAVTAELERALDAIVQTQVDVTRMVGEIHGNLKTHYK; encoded by the coding sequence ATGGCAAGGCCAAAAAAGGAGGAAGAATTAAACCATCAGCACATCATCACCCTTCGCCTGACTGACATCGAATTAGAGCTGGTGATGAAGAAAGCTGCCGCTGCGGGTCTATCCCGCTCCGAGTACATTCGCAAAAGTCTGTTGGGCGGAAAGATTATGGTCACACACAAGGTGACGGCTGAATTCCCGGAACTTCGAGAAGAAATGAAAAAAATCAGTTGGCTGCTCAGCAACCTGTCCAATAACATCAATCAAATTGCAAAACACTTTAATACCGGCGGTCTACGCTCCCAGGCAGTAACCGCAGAGCTGGAAAGGGCATTGGATGCCATTGTCCAGACGCAGGTGGACGTGACAAGAATGGTGGGTGAAATTCATGGCAATCTTAAAACACACTACAAGTAA
- a CDS encoding rlx protein: MAILKHTTSKNANYNDALFYLLFEHDDTSMKPVLDENGKMIRRRGYILDGINCGPFTYAEECRELNELYHKNQTPGEIKAHHYIISFDPQDQIDRGLTPERAQAIGIEYAKKNFPGHQTLVCTHADGSHGSGNIHVHIVINSLRKLDVEPKEFMERPCDSRAGYKHHQTRDYLTHMQKSLMAICEREKLHQVDLLSPAKAKVTEREYWAQQRGQKELEQTNQEVIAFGLTPAKIKFQTEKQYLRNAIDDVAHTSTTLAQFCTTLWERYRIRVTDKRGRFSYLHPERSKNIAGRSLGAAYDRDYLMNLFTQNLQKAGQPHEASSPETSDNADILKAFGGVIPEYAKILFIKTDLRLVVDLQNNATAQQSRAYAQKVKVSNLQQMAKTIAYVQENSFDSREELQSAYDDLIAKRKDARKALRHTEDRLKSVNQLIHYTGQYLANKDVQREMLKAPNKKRFRQEHQTEIELYETALKFLKSQFPDGKIPSMKSLKQEKENLTIQKKAQQETYDYFKDYASEMKTVCSNVEAILGKTPAKETMRAEQHNLD; encoded by the coding sequence ATGGCAATCTTAAAACACACTACAAGTAAAAATGCCAATTACAATGACGCGCTATTCTATCTTTTGTTTGAACACGATGATACAAGCATGAAGCCCGTTCTCGATGAAAACGGGAAAATGATCCGGCGGCGCGGCTACATTCTGGACGGAATCAACTGTGGTCCCTTCACCTACGCGGAAGAATGCCGGGAATTAAACGAGCTATATCACAAAAACCAAACGCCCGGAGAGATAAAGGCACATCACTATATCATCAGCTTTGACCCGCAGGATCAGATCGACCGTGGCCTGACACCAGAACGTGCGCAGGCTATTGGCATCGAATATGCAAAGAAAAATTTCCCCGGCCACCAGACGCTGGTCTGTACACACGCGGATGGAAGCCACGGAAGCGGGAATATCCATGTACATATCGTCATCAACAGTTTGCGCAAACTGGACGTAGAACCGAAAGAGTTTATGGAACGTCCCTGCGACAGCCGGGCTGGCTACAAGCACCACCAGACCAGAGATTATCTGACACATATGCAGAAATCCCTGATGGCAATCTGTGAACGGGAAAAACTGCACCAAGTCGATCTGCTGTCACCTGCCAAAGCAAAGGTTACGGAACGGGAATATTGGGCGCAGCAACGGGGCCAGAAAGAATTGGAACAGACCAACCAGGAAGTTATTGCCTTCGGTCTGACGCCTGCAAAGATAAAATTTCAAACAGAGAAGCAATACCTGCGAAACGCCATTGACGATGTGGCACATACCTCCACAACGCTGGCACAATTTTGTACCACCCTTTGGGAGAGATATAGAATCCGGGTAACAGATAAACGCGGACGGTTCAGTTACCTGCACCCGGAGCGGTCAAAAAATATCGCTGGGCGGTCATTGGGCGCAGCGTATGACCGGGATTATTTGATGAATCTCTTTACCCAAAACCTGCAAAAAGCTGGTCAGCCACATGAGGCTTCCTCCCCTGAAACATCCGACAACGCTGACATCCTCAAAGCATTCGGCGGAGTTATCCCGGAGTATGCCAAAATTCTTTTCATCAAGACAGATTTGCGGCTGGTCGTTGATCTTCAGAATAATGCGACGGCGCAGCAGAGCCGAGCCTATGCGCAGAAAGTGAAAGTCTCTAATCTTCAGCAGATGGCAAAGACCATCGCCTATGTTCAAGAGAACAGCTTCGATTCCAGAGAGGAACTGCAATCCGCCTATGATGATCTGATCGCAAAGCGAAAAGATGCCAGGAAGGCGCTTCGCCACACAGAAGATAGACTAAAATCCGTCAACCAGCTTATACACTATACGGGGCAATATCTCGCAAACAAGGATGTTCAGCGTGAAATGCTCAAAGCTCCAAACAAAAAAAGATTCCGGCAGGAACACCAAACCGAAATCGAACTGTATGAAACCGCTTTGAAATTTTTGAAATCGCAGTTCCCGGACGGCAAGATTCCTTCTATGAAATCACTGAAGCAGGAGAAGGAGAATCTGACAATTCAGAAAAAGGCACAGCAGGAGACTTACGACTACTTTAAGGATTATGCCAGTGAGATGAAAACGGTTTGCTCCAATGTGGAGGCAATTCTTGGCAAAACTCCTGCAAAGGAAACGATGCGCGCAGAGCAACATAACCTTGACTAA
- a CDS encoding nucleotidyl transferase AbiEii/AbiGii toxin family protein gives MEYLHSNREQFLDAINLAVFKTGLAPEIVEKDYYVTMILKKLAERFDFIVFKGGTSISKCHRVISRFSEDIDITIDSSLSQGQKRKLKYGIVDMAAELGMEIPNLDSIRSRRDYNRYELAYSSVLDRLSDTVETEVLLETSFTEISFPTVLLPVHSYIGDLFMEEAPDAISQYNLDPFSMKVQGLDRTLIDKVFAICDYYLNNNVTKHSRHIYDIYKLYPLVPQNDEFRELVREVRSVRAKTSICPSAQPGVNVPDILKQIIESHVYREDYYFLTVQLLEENVKYDQAIQTLKRIAAGGMFEE, from the coding sequence ATGGAATACCTGCATAGTAACCGGGAACAATTTTTAGATGCGATAAATCTGGCTGTCTTCAAAACAGGGCTTGCTCCAGAGATCGTTGAAAAGGACTACTATGTGACAATGATCTTGAAAAAGTTGGCCGAAAGATTTGACTTTATCGTTTTTAAAGGCGGGACTTCGATCTCAAAATGTCATAGAGTAATTTCGAGATTTTCAGAAGATATTGATATAACGATAGACAGCTCTTTGTCTCAAGGGCAGAAAAGAAAACTGAAGTACGGAATTGTCGATATGGCGGCTGAGCTTGGAATGGAGATTCCTAACCTTGATTCGATTCGCAGTCGTAGAGATTATAACCGTTATGAGTTGGCTTATAGTTCTGTGTTGGATCGGTTGTCTGACACTGTCGAGACCGAAGTGCTGCTGGAAACTTCATTTACGGAAATCTCTTTTCCAACTGTACTCCTTCCGGTTCATAGCTATATTGGTGATTTATTTATGGAGGAGGCACCCGATGCAATAAGCCAATATAATCTTGATCCATTTAGCATGAAGGTCCAAGGATTAGATAGAACATTGATAGATAAAGTGTTCGCAATCTGCGACTACTACCTCAACAATAATGTTACAAAACACTCAAGACACATTTACGATATATATAAACTATATCCACTGGTTCCACAAAATGATGAATTTCGCGAGCTGGTGCGCGAAGTTAGGTCGGTGCGGGCAAAAACGTCTATTTGTCCGTCCGCACAGCCCGGTGTGAATGTACCGGACATACTTAAGCAGATTATAGAATCTCATGTATACCGAGAAGATTATTATTTTTTGACAGTTCAACTTCTAGAAGAAAATGTCAAGTATGATCAGGCAATTCAAACATTAAAGCGCATTGCAGCCGGTGGAATGTTTGAGGAGTAA
- a CDS encoding DUF4316 domain-containing protein: MTINQFAVYQVREEAAYRPLRFRSYDELLQKGYRVDVSNYHQVYLSQLAPGDTAETICRRFADKLPRTFKGHTISVSDVIVLNRTGEICAYFVDKGRLIALAGFLRPNSSGTLVSMDTSNYRIDGKPGTWLACDDVIVDGRHFFLMQNEQMKNAAACAVVDENGKLVVDAAQKFDKDILRQINEHLHPPQAVQQEPAKKPPLETWQKAFENGEYLRAAEMTEEQSYSFIDGRINNLPPKKEKEGKRPSVLKRLHEKQAAIAVRSGKLAPQMGLEQEAERNRK; the protein is encoded by the coding sequence GTGACCATCAACCAGTTTGCGGTATATCAGGTCAGGGAAGAAGCAGCATACCGGCCTCTGCGTTTCCGTTCCTATGATGAGCTACTGCAAAAAGGCTACCGTGTTGATGTAAGCAATTACCATCAGGTCTACCTTTCTCAACTGGCCCCAGGTGATACTGCTGAAACGATTTGCAGGAGGTTTGCTGACAAACTGCCGCGAACATTCAAAGGGCATACCATCAGTGTCAGTGATGTGATTGTTTTGAACCGGACTGGAGAAATATGTGCCTATTTTGTGGATAAGGGCAGACTGATCGCACTTGCCGGTTTTCTACGGCCTAACTCCTCCGGCACTCTCGTTTCGATGGACACAAGTAACTACCGAATAGATGGTAAGCCAGGCACCTGGCTGGCCTGTGACGATGTGATTGTTGATGGCCGTCACTTCTTCCTGATGCAGAACGAGCAGATGAAGAATGCAGCCGCCTGTGCAGTGGTGGACGAAAACGGCAAACTCGTTGTCGATGCGGCGCAAAAATTTGATAAAGATATACTTCGCCAGATCAACGAACATCTTCACCCTCCGCAAGCGGTTCAACAGGAGCCAGCAAAGAAGCCGCCGCTTGAAACTTGGCAGAAAGCATTTGAGAATGGAGAGTACCTCCGTGCAGCGGAGATGACCGAGGAGCAGAGTTACTCCTTCATTGATGGGCGGATCAACAATTTGCCACCGAAAAAAGAAAAAGAAGGCAAGCGGCCTTCGGTGTTGAAACGTCTCCACGAGAAGCAGGCAGCCATTGCGGTACGTTCTGGAAAACTTGCACCGCAGATGGGACTTGAGCAGGAGGCAGAGAGAAACCGTAAATAG